The sequence TCGCCTCGGTCACGTCCGCGCGGTCGCTCACGACGAACTTGAGTTGGAAGTCGTACTCCTCCACGAGCGCCGCGAGCGCGTCGAGGTCGATACGACGCTCGTCGTGGCGCTCGGCCCACTCGTCGGCGTCGGTCGGTTTGCCGTCGGGTCTGGCGGTCTCGTCGGGCGTCGGCGTGCTGGACGCCAGTTTGGGACTCACGCTGGCGAGGTCGATGGGCGCGTCGCGGTGGATGGTCCCGTTGGTCTCGACGGTGGTGTGGTAGCCCCGCGCGTCTAACTCCTCCAAGAGCGCCACGGACGCGTCGTGCAGGAGCGGTTCCCCGCCGGTCAGGACCACGTGGTCGGCGTCGTAGGACTCGACCTCGGCGACTATCTCCTCGACGCTCATCGTCGCGTGGGTCGGCTCCCACGAGGTGTGATACGAGTCGCAGAACCAGCACCGGAGGTTGCACCCCGAGGAGCGGACGAAGACGCTCGGGACGCCCGCGAGTCGGCCCTCGCCCTGTAGGG is a genomic window of Halorussus salinus containing:
- a CDS encoding 7-carboxy-7-deazaguanine synthase QueE; translation: MPVTSDVDADAGESATRERETENASDDSGDALPINELFESLQGEGRLAGVPSVFVRSSGCNLRCWFCDSYHTSWEPTHATMSVEEIVAEVESYDADHVVLTGGEPLLHDASVALLEELDARGYHTTVETNGTIHRDAPIDLASVSPKLASSTPTPDETARPDGKPTDADEWAERHDERRIDLDALAALVEEYDFQLKFVVSDRADVTEATDLLDRLRDAAAVEIRDTDVLLMPEGATKERVAETRPVAAELAQEFGFRYTPRLHVNLWNDAPET